One part of the Sphingopyxis sp. PAMC25046 genome encodes these proteins:
- a CDS encoding arylsulfatase, with the protein MNSIKRTLRGAAATATALALLAGPGGLPAAAQTPTPTSSAPAEQEKRPNVIVILVDDMGFSDIGPYGSEIPTPNLEALAKNGLRFTQFYNTARCSPSRASLLTGLYPHEAGMGGLDSVVRPGLGGFQGRIADRAVTIAEVLKPAGYFTGMAGKWHVGAQHGTPPKEVGFDRSLFHKGGTYFPNQPGREFAMIDGQRTRLDSPEVGKGEWYASDMLVDWTVRFVDEAKAQGKPFFLYLPFTAVHFPVMAPADEIAKFKGKYMAGWDKLRRDRFERQKQAGLIAADATLSEVLPEAYDWDKMSTADKERFDTMMAVYAAAISRMDKAIGTLVADLKARGEFDNTLILFMSDNGGNAESGPDGRTGAAPWGGKNSNIFVGLNWATLQNTPFRYFKHYAEEGGIATPLIASWPAGIDAKARGTMVREPGHLIDVMPTLVELAGAKYPARFDGHDIRPMSGRSFAGAFEGEQLTRSLPIFWEHEGNKAVRDGKWKLVAQFGTPWQLYDMSSDRTETRDLAAAHPDIAARMAKQWDDWAATSFVDPWPNKVDGGVVKGRLEGGKAPGPGKGKRGKGKRKRAAQAATGE; encoded by the coding sequence ATGAACTCTATAAAGCGCACCCTGCGCGGCGCCGCGGCGACAGCAACTGCGCTGGCGCTCCTCGCAGGGCCAGGCGGGCTTCCGGCGGCGGCGCAGACCCCGACTCCTACCTCTTCAGCACCTGCCGAGCAGGAGAAGCGCCCGAACGTGATCGTCATCCTCGTCGACGACATGGGCTTCTCGGACATCGGCCCCTATGGAAGCGAGATTCCGACGCCGAACCTCGAAGCGCTGGCCAAGAACGGTCTCCGCTTCACACAATTCTACAATACCGCGCGTTGCAGCCCGTCGCGCGCATCGCTGCTCACGGGCCTCTATCCGCACGAAGCGGGGATGGGCGGGCTCGACAGTGTCGTGCGCCCCGGTCTCGGCGGCTTTCAGGGACGGATCGCCGACCGTGCGGTCACGATCGCCGAAGTGCTGAAGCCCGCCGGCTATTTCACCGGAATGGCGGGCAAATGGCATGTTGGCGCGCAACACGGCACGCCGCCGAAAGAGGTGGGGTTCGACCGATCCCTCTTTCACAAGGGCGGGACCTATTTCCCGAATCAGCCGGGCCGTGAGTTCGCCATGATCGACGGCCAGCGCACGCGGCTCGATTCGCCCGAGGTGGGCAAGGGCGAATGGTATGCGTCGGACATGCTGGTCGACTGGACCGTGCGTTTCGTCGACGAGGCGAAGGCGCAAGGAAAGCCCTTCTTCCTCTATCTGCCGTTCACCGCCGTCCATTTTCCCGTGATGGCGCCGGCCGACGAGATCGCGAAGTTCAAAGGCAAATATATGGCGGGCTGGGACAAGCTGCGCCGCGACCGCTTCGAGCGCCAGAAGCAGGCGGGGTTGATCGCCGCCGATGCGACGTTGTCCGAGGTTTTGCCCGAGGCCTATGACTGGGACAAGATGTCAACGGCTGACAAGGAACGGTTCGACACGATGATGGCGGTTTACGCCGCCGCCATCTCGCGGATGGACAAGGCGATCGGCACGCTGGTCGCCGATTTGAAGGCACGCGGCGAATTCGACAACACACTGATCCTCTTCATGTCGGACAATGGCGGCAACGCCGAAAGCGGTCCCGACGGGCGCACCGGCGCGGCGCCGTGGGGCGGCAAGAATTCGAACATCTTCGTCGGGCTCAATTGGGCGACGCTCCAGAACACGCCGTTCCGCTATTTCAAACATTATGCCGAGGAAGGCGGGATCGCGACGCCGCTGATCGCGTCATGGCCCGCCGGGATCGACGCCAAGGCTCGCGGCACGATGGTACGCGAACCCGGCCACCTTATCGACGTCATGCCGACGCTGGTGGAGCTTGCCGGCGCGAAATATCCGGCGCGGTTCGATGGACACGACATCCGCCCGATGTCGGGGCGCAGCTTTGCCGGTGCGTTCGAAGGCGAGCAGCTGACGCGCAGCCTGCCTATATTCTGGGAGCATGAGGGCAATAAGGCGGTGCGCGACGGCAAGTGGAAGCTGGTCGCGCAATTCGGCACGCCCTGGCAGCTTTATGACATGAGCAGCGACCGGACCGAGACGCGCGACCTTGCCGCCGCGCACCCCGACATAGCCGCGCGCATGGCGAAGCAGTGGGACGATTGGGCTGCGACGAGCTTCGTCGATCCATGGCCGAACAAGGTCGACGGCGGCGTGGTCAAGGGCCGGCTGGAAGGCGGCAAGGCGCCGGGGCCGGGCAAGGGAAAGCGCGGAAAAGGCAAGCGAAAGCGCGCTGCGCAGGCTGCGACGGGCGAATGA
- a CDS encoding TonB-dependent receptor, which yields MRNRIILACTTSALAIVAMPSTALAQDQNGQVTVDSAPEDPTADDAIVVTAIQRSLETSQAIKEDSDQIVDSIVAEDIGKLPDVTATESLARITGVQVDYANGTAAGTRVRGLPNIATTYNGRELFTGQGRAVALQDFPSSSIARLDVYKSGSANLLEPGVAGLIDVRARKPLDFKGDRIAGGVSGVHWKQSQKLGVDANLLLSKRWETGIGDIGFLIEGSYTDLKFLDSSRNVAQAILSRNVAGLGTIRYPSFVNINYNTADRYRPSVATALQWRPSNELEFYADFLFQGYRSSGYGSNLQINSGVQANLSDIELFPGTNQVKSMTATAGGIPTGNQNVVTGKTDTYQAGTGFIWKRDGLKITGDVAFTDSTFTRRTTQFNYSLVVPQPTRTYDFDTDIGAGGGTVVVDDFPVNNPARYRMVGLGENGERNHGRDWQGRLDLDYRMGPTGITNVQAGVRFNSRDFDFANYSESGNAPGGQFYSLLPLEYSTVAPGFRGDKVPVTRVFLTPTTDSIMDNLDFLRDLTGDRTEVPPLDRVYFGNEKGYAGYVQGRYAFDIGRMTVDGLVGLRAVRTETEINGFDRVTTGGVTTVTPVSQSNSYTDFLPNVSARIRLAPKLQLRLAFTETRTRPGFGDLNPSLTIGAPSAICNTDPNDVDCVRNASGGNADLQPIKSQNYDASLEWYFSRGGSLTFGAFQRDVTGFISDFTTDVEDAEFGRLRVTRPFNGGEGQLRGIEAAFRTFLRFPQLPAWLQNFGVLANYTYIDHGTQLPEALAATLPGKQRIAGVSNHIANASVFYENQSFSARLSYNYRSDFVTDYNRVNDPSLGNAVLGPTTPIIEDGRGSLDFNATLDPTKNVTIAFSATNLLGAAATNRRQYDAEGHSYPWQTRFLETIYRVGVRFRF from the coding sequence ATGCGAAACCGAATAATCCTGGCGTGTACGACATCGGCGTTGGCGATCGTCGCGATGCCGTCGACGGCGCTGGCGCAGGATCAGAATGGGCAGGTTACCGTCGACTCGGCGCCCGAGGACCCGACGGCGGACGACGCGATCGTCGTCACTGCGATCCAGCGCAGCCTCGAAACCTCGCAGGCGATCAAGGAGGATTCGGACCAGATTGTCGATTCGATCGTCGCCGAGGATATCGGCAAGCTGCCCGACGTGACCGCGACCGAATCGCTCGCGCGCATCACCGGCGTGCAGGTCGATTATGCGAACGGCACCGCCGCCGGCACGCGCGTCCGCGGCCTGCCCAATATCGCGACCACCTATAATGGCCGCGAACTTTTCACCGGCCAGGGCCGCGCGGTCGCACTTCAGGACTTCCCTTCGAGCAGCATCGCGCGCCTCGACGTCTATAAATCGGGCAGCGCCAATCTGCTCGAACCCGGTGTCGCCGGCTTGATCGACGTGCGCGCGCGCAAGCCCCTCGACTTCAAGGGCGACCGCATCGCCGGCGGCGTCAGCGGCGTGCACTGGAAACAGTCGCAGAAACTCGGCGTCGATGCGAACCTGCTGCTCAGCAAGCGCTGGGAAACCGGCATTGGCGACATCGGCTTCCTGATCGAAGGATCCTACACCGATCTCAAATTTCTCGATTCGTCGCGCAACGTCGCGCAGGCGATCCTTAGCCGCAACGTCGCCGGCCTCGGCACGATCCGTTACCCTTCGTTCGTGAACATCAACTACAACACGGCCGATCGCTACCGCCCGTCGGTGGCGACCGCACTGCAATGGCGCCCGAGCAACGAACTCGAATTCTATGCCGACTTCCTGTTCCAGGGCTATCGCAGCAGCGGCTATGGCAGCAACCTCCAGATCAACTCGGGCGTACAGGCCAATCTGAGCGACATCGAGCTGTTCCCCGGCACCAACCAGGTCAAGAGCATGACCGCGACCGCCGGGGGCATCCCGACCGGCAACCAGAATGTCGTGACGGGCAAGACCGACACCTATCAGGCGGGCACCGGTTTCATCTGGAAGCGCGACGGGTTGAAGATCACGGGCGACGTCGCCTTCACCGATTCGACCTTCACGCGGCGGACGACGCAGTTCAACTATTCGCTCGTCGTGCCGCAGCCGACGCGCACCTATGATTTCGACACCGATATCGGTGCCGGCGGCGGCACCGTCGTCGTCGACGACTTCCCCGTCAACAACCCTGCGCGTTATCGCATGGTGGGGCTGGGCGAGAATGGCGAGCGCAACCACGGCCGCGACTGGCAGGGACGGCTCGACCTCGATTACCGGATGGGTCCGACGGGCATTACCAACGTCCAGGCCGGTGTCCGCTTCAACAGCCGCGACTTCGATTTCGCCAATTATTCGGAAAGCGGCAACGCGCCCGGCGGCCAATTCTATTCGCTGCTGCCGCTCGAATACAGTACCGTTGCACCGGGCTTTCGTGGCGACAAAGTGCCGGTCACGCGCGTTTTCCTGACACCGACCACCGACAGCATCATGGACAATCTGGATTTTCTGCGTGACCTCACGGGCGACCGCACCGAAGTCCCCCCGCTCGATCGCGTCTATTTCGGCAACGAAAAAGGATACGCGGGCTATGTGCAGGGCCGCTACGCCTTCGACATCGGCAGGATGACCGTCGATGGCCTCGTAGGCCTGCGCGCCGTGCGCACCGAGACCGAAATCAATGGCTTCGACCGTGTTACGACCGGCGGCGTCACCACGGTAACGCCGGTGTCACAGTCGAACAGCTACACCGACTTCCTGCCCAACGTCAGTGCGCGCATTCGCCTGGCGCCCAAGCTGCAGCTCCGCCTCGCCTTTACCGAAACGCGCACGCGTCCCGGTTTCGGCGACCTCAACCCGTCGCTGACCATCGGCGCGCCCTCGGCGATCTGCAACACCGATCCGAACGACGTCGATTGCGTCCGCAATGCTTCGGGCGGCAACGCCGATCTGCAACCGATCAAGTCGCAGAATTACGACGCGTCGCTCGAATGGTATTTCTCGCGCGGCGGTTCGCTGACCTTCGGCGCCTTCCAGCGCGATGTGACCGGCTTCATCTCCGATTTCACCACCGATGTCGAAGATGCCGAATTCGGCCGGCTGCGCGTCACGCGGCCGTTCAACGGCGGCGAAGGCCAGCTGCGCGGCATCGAAGCGGCGTTCCGTACCTTCCTTCGCTTCCCGCAACTGCCCGCATGGCTGCAAAATTTCGGCGTCCTCGCGAACTATACCTATATCGACCATGGGACCCAACTGCCCGAGGCGCTGGCCGCGACCCTGCCGGGCAAGCAGCGGATCGCCGGGGTATCGAACCATATCGCAAACGCATCGGTCTTTTACGAGAACCAGTCCTTCTCGGCCCGGCTTTCCTACAATTACCGTTCGGACTTCGTGACCGACTATAACCGGGTCAACGATCCGTCCCTTGGAAATGCGGTGCTCGGTCCGACGACGCCGATCATCGAGGATGGCCGCGGCAGCCTCGACTTCAACGCGACGCTCGATCCGACGAAGAATGTGACGATCGCGTTCAGCGCGACGAACCTGCTCGGCGCGGCGGCGACGAACCGCCGGCAATATGACGCCGAGGGCCACAGCTATCCGTGGCAGACGCGATTCCTCGAGACGATCTACCGCGTCGGCGTCCGCTTCCGCTTCTGA
- a CDS encoding sulfatase-like hydrolase/transferase → MGFADLSLTGNKLVATPNIDALARDGMVMTQFYDAAPICSPSRAGFMTGRFPARDRFVTYIHDRKRNHAFGQADWLDPSLPVLPRMMRQVGYATGHFGKWHLGGGRDIGDAPLPSAYGFDESYTQWEGLGPRVLPTDLTNKLGQQSAELGRGPVEWLPRAEITGRFVDKTLDFVGRSKDRPWFAQLWLTDMHTPWVPSPEQLAATKGKGATPREDQFLAVLVAMDAEIGRLVDGLRQAGELDDTLLIFTSDNGPTIGANTPGSAAPYRGRKASLYEGGVRQPLIVRWPGHIASGGRDAKSVVQAVDLLPTLAAITGAPKPAGIDGIDMSAAWRGRPVASRPDIYSHIARPGGEAFGPLYSIRSGPWKLLMNADGSSPELYHIERDPQERQNRMADETAIAKTLSAKLAKWIASLPTPATPKPRPR, encoded by the coding sequence ATGGGATTTGCCGACCTGTCGCTGACCGGCAACAAACTGGTCGCTACGCCGAACATCGACGCGCTCGCACGCGACGGCATGGTCATGACGCAATTCTATGACGCCGCGCCGATCTGCTCGCCGTCGCGCGCCGGCTTCATGACGGGCCGCTTCCCCGCGCGCGACCGCTTCGTCACCTATATTCACGACCGCAAGCGCAACCACGCCTTCGGTCAAGCCGACTGGCTCGACCCGTCGCTGCCGGTTCTGCCGCGCATGATGCGGCAGGTCGGCTATGCCACCGGCCATTTCGGCAAATGGCACCTCGGCGGCGGACGCGACATCGGCGATGCGCCGCTCCCGTCGGCCTATGGCTTTGACGAAAGCTATACCCAGTGGGAAGGCCTTGGCCCGCGCGTCCTGCCGACCGACCTCACGAACAAGCTGGGCCAGCAGAGCGCCGAACTCGGTCGGGGCCCGGTCGAATGGCTGCCGCGCGCTGAGATCACCGGCCGCTTCGTGGACAAGACGCTCGATTTCGTCGGGCGCAGCAAGGATCGTCCGTGGTTTGCGCAGCTATGGCTGACCGACATGCACACACCGTGGGTACCCAGCCCCGAGCAGCTCGCCGCCACCAAGGGCAAGGGCGCCACGCCGCGCGAAGATCAGTTTCTCGCCGTGCTCGTCGCGATGGATGCCGAGATCGGGCGGCTCGTCGATGGGTTGCGGCAGGCAGGCGAACTTGATGATACGCTCCTCATCTTCACCTCGGACAATGGCCCCACCATCGGCGCCAACACGCCCGGCTCGGCGGCGCCCTACCGCGGCCGCAAAGCAAGCCTGTACGAAGGCGGCGTGCGCCAGCCGCTGATCGTCCGGTGGCCCGGCCATATCGCCAGCGGCGGGCGCGATGCGAAAAGCGTGGTGCAAGCGGTCGACTTGCTTCCGACGCTGGCGGCGATTACGGGGGCGCCGAAACCGGCGGGGATCGACGGCATCGATATGTCCGCCGCGTGGCGCGGCAGACCTGTCGCCTCGCGCCCCGATATCTACAGCCACATCGCGCGTCCGGGCGGCGAAGCCTTCGGACCGCTTTATTCGATCCGGTCGGGCCCGTGGAAACTGTTGATGAATGCCGACGGTAGCAGCCCCGAACTCTACCATATCGAGCGCGACCCGCAGGAGCGGCAGAATCGGATGGCCGACGAGACGGCAATCGCCAAGACGCTGTCAGCCAAGCTCGCGAAATGGATCGCCAGCCTGCCCACTCCGGCCACGCCGAAACCACGGCCTAGGTGA